One genomic segment of Eikenella corrodens includes these proteins:
- a CDS encoding DUF3079 domain-containing protein, with translation MAKKFPIFPKHPERICWGCDKYCRTEDLQCGNGCERIQHPIETDGPEWYKHGDWSNLLSDEQQIELGLKAAPVPVPEAPAKPAKPHIKLPLKQH, from the coding sequence ATGGCCAAAAAATTTCCCATTTTCCCCAAACACCCCGAACGCATCTGCTGGGGCTGCGACAAATACTGCCGCACCGAAGACCTGCAGTGCGGCAACGGCTGCGAACGCATCCAACACCCCATCGAAACCGACGGCCCCGAATGGTATAAACACGGCGACTGGAGCAACCTGCTCAGCGATGAGCAGCAAATCGAACTCGGCCTCAAAGCCGCCCCTGTGCCCGTCCCGGAAGCGCCGGCCAAACCTGCCAAACCGCATATCAAACTGCCGCTCAAGCAGCATTAG
- a CDS encoding IS5 family transposase, with translation MSTFFQQTAQAMIAKHIDRFPLLKLDQVIDWQPIEQYLNRQRTRYLRDHRGRPAYSLLSMFKAVLLGQWHSLSDPELEHSLITRIDFNLFCRFDELSIPDYSTLCRYRNWLAQDDTLSELLELINRQLTEKNLKVEKASAAVIDATIIQTAGSKQRQAIEVDEEGQVSGQTTPSKDKDARWTKKNGLYKLGYKQHTRTDEEGYIEKLHITPANTHECNHLLPLLEGIAKDTTVYADKGYDSAENRQHLEERRLQDGIMRKAHRNRPLTEAQTKRNRYLSKTRYVVEQSFGTLHRKFRYARAAYFGLIKVSAQSHLKAMCLNLLKAANRLSVPVAA, from the coding sequence ATGAGCACCTTCTTCCAGCAAACCGCACAAGCCATGATTGCCAAACACATCGACCGCTTCCCACTATTGAAGTTGGATCAAGTGATTGATTGGCAACCGATCGAACAGTACCTGAATCGTCAAAGAACCCGTTACCTTCGAGACCACCGCGGCCGTCCCGCCTATTCCCTGTTATCCATGTTCAAAGCCGTCCTGCTCGGACAATGGCACAGCCTCTCCGATCCCGAACTCGAACACAGCCTCATCACCCGCATCGATTTCAACCTATTTTGCCGTTTTGACGAGTTGAGCATCCCCGATTACAGCACCTTATGCCGCTACCGCAACTGGCTGGCGCAAGACGACACCCTGTCCGAATTGCTGGAACTGATTAACCGCCAACTGACCGAAAAAAACCTAAAAGTAGAGAAAGCATCCGCCGCCGTCATTGACGCCACCATTATTCAGACCGCCGGCAGCAAACAGCGTCAGGCCATAGAAGTCGATGAAGAAGGACAAGTCAGCGGCCAAACCACACCGAGTAAAGATAAAGATGCCCGTTGGACAAAGAAAAACGGCCTCTACAAACTCGGTTACAAACAACATACCCGTACCGATGAGGAAGGCTATATCGAGAAACTGCACATTACCCCCGCCAATACCCATGAGTGCAACCACCTGTTGCCTTTGCTGGAAGGAATAGCCAAAGACACAACCGTCTATGCCGATAAAGGCTACGACAGTGCGGAAAACCGGCAACATCTGGAAGAGCGTCGACTGCAGGATGGCATTATGCGCAAAGCCCACCGCAACCGCCCGCTGACGGAAGCGCAAACCAAACGCAACCGATATTTGTCGAAGACCCGTTATGTGGTCGAACAAAGCTTCGGTACGTTGCACCGTAAATTCCGCTACGCGCGGGCAGCCTATTTCGGACTGATTAAAGTGAGTGCGCAAAGCCATCTGAAGGCGATGTGTTTAAACCTGTTGAAAGCGGCTAACAGGCTAAGTGTGCCTGTTGCCGCCTAA
- a CDS encoding RelA/SpoT family protein, giving the protein MIAPCADYAAPVAAWREHLFAQTGYLKKMERWALLEAACVYIHDTAAKQGQPDQLERAFRLTAALAEEKQRVHALCAVLVQIAMEDLGTQADPAFLQPTFGEVCTEIAAHIHTDTEAGQEAQLTQCRRQINEVYHLIIERSRQSLLRAAGYLKTEDQSLLNRACDFGIRAHQNQFRNSGVPYITHPMAVAQQLAEWHIDAQGLCAGVLHDVLEDTGTSKEELAAEFGQAIADMVDGLSKLEKLEYDSQAEHQAESFRKLIMAMTKDIRVIIVKLSDRLHNMRTLDAKKPDSRRRIARETLEIYAQLANRIGLNHAYRELQDLSFKYLLPNRYAVLERARQASRRNRRDVVGKVLSAFSQRLVSANIEAKIRGREKNLYSIYKKMQDKKLHFSEVMDIYGFRVIVNNIPACYAALGALHSLYKPKPGHIKDYIAIPKANGYQSLHTTLVGPFGLPIEVQIRTREMDKVAEEGVASHLLYKNPATDPAAQRTHQWLQNILDFQAQGDNAIEFLEHVKVDLFPREVYVFTPKGKILVLPEGATPVDFAYAVHTDIGHRCIAARVNNNMVSLRTRLRTGDSVEIITSNTARPNPAWLNFVISGRARSAIRNKLKNIDRGDAVRLGEQLLQRALTALLPQELLLSEDLKQSYLDDLSRKNTSFEDILYDVGMGRLAPVSVAMHIAEIAGRQPESNGVKIAPISVGSSDSGRVQLASCCHPIPGDNIKALLVKDHGLIIHRDTCPNTLKAPPEQQLDANWEGIEQKKTYHTSITVSAKRAHGLLAAMAQAVSGQGADIESVDTLSSAQENSEGFIEFSFRLQISNLEQLEQIISALYAISQVRKVQRQ; this is encoded by the coding sequence ATGATTGCCCCCTGCGCCGACTATGCCGCCCCCGTTGCCGCCTGGCGTGAACACCTGTTTGCCCAAACAGGCTACCTGAAAAAAATGGAACGCTGGGCCTTGCTCGAAGCTGCCTGCGTTTACATTCACGACACCGCCGCCAAGCAGGGGCAACCCGATCAGCTCGAACGCGCCTTCCGCCTCACCGCCGCGCTGGCCGAGGAAAAACAGCGCGTACACGCCCTGTGCGCGGTGCTGGTGCAAATTGCCATGGAAGACCTCGGCACACAGGCCGACCCTGCCTTTTTGCAGCCCACGTTCGGCGAAGTGTGCACCGAAATCGCCGCCCATATCCACACAGATACCGAAGCCGGCCAAGAAGCCCAGCTCACCCAGTGCCGCCGGCAAATCAACGAGGTATACCACCTCATCATCGAACGCAGCCGCCAATCCCTGCTGCGCGCCGCAGGCTACCTGAAAACCGAAGACCAAAGCCTGCTCAACCGCGCCTGCGATTTCGGCATCCGCGCCCACCAAAACCAATTCCGCAACAGCGGCGTGCCCTACATCACCCACCCCATGGCCGTGGCCCAGCAGCTGGCCGAATGGCATATCGATGCCCAAGGCCTGTGCGCCGGCGTGCTGCACGACGTGCTTGAAGACACCGGCACGAGCAAAGAAGAGCTAGCCGCCGAATTCGGCCAGGCCATTGCCGATATGGTGGACGGCCTCTCCAAGCTGGAAAAACTCGAATACGACAGCCAGGCCGAGCATCAGGCCGAAAGCTTCCGCAAGCTCATCATGGCGATGACCAAAGACATCCGCGTCATCATCGTCAAGCTCTCCGACCGCCTGCACAATATGCGCACGCTGGATGCCAAAAAGCCCGACAGCCGCCGCCGCATCGCCCGCGAAACGCTGGAAATCTACGCCCAGCTCGCCAACCGCATCGGCCTCAACCATGCCTACCGCGAGCTGCAAGACCTCTCCTTCAAATACCTGCTGCCCAACCGCTACGCCGTGCTCGAGCGCGCCCGCCAAGCCAGCCGCCGCAACCGCCGCGACGTGGTGGGCAAAGTATTAAGCGCCTTCAGCCAACGGCTGGTGAGCGCCAACATCGAAGCCAAAATCCGCGGCCGCGAAAAAAACCTCTACAGCATCTACAAGAAAATGCAGGACAAAAAACTGCATTTTTCCGAAGTAATGGATATTTACGGCTTCCGCGTCATCGTTAACAACATCCCTGCCTGCTACGCCGCCCTCGGCGCGCTGCACAGCCTCTATAAGCCCAAGCCCGGCCACATCAAAGACTACATCGCCATCCCCAAGGCCAACGGCTACCAAAGCCTGCACACCACCCTGGTCGGCCCCTTCGGCCTGCCCATCGAAGTGCAAATCCGCACCCGCGAAATGGATAAAGTGGCCGAAGAAGGCGTGGCCAGCCATCTTCTCTACAAAAACCCCGCCACCGACCCGGCCGCCCAACGCACCCACCAATGGCTGCAAAACATCCTCGATTTCCAAGCCCAAGGCGACAACGCCATCGAATTCCTTGAGCATGTGAAAGTGGATTTGTTCCCTCGCGAAGTGTATGTATTCACGCCGAAAGGCAAAATCCTCGTGTTGCCCGAAGGCGCCACGCCCGTGGATTTCGCCTATGCCGTGCACACCGACATCGGCCACCGCTGCATCGCCGCCCGCGTCAACAACAACATGGTTTCCCTGCGCACCCGCCTGCGCACCGGCGACAGCGTGGAAATCATCACTTCCAACACCGCCCGCCCCAATCCGGCCTGGCTTAATTTCGTGATTTCCGGCCGCGCCCGCAGCGCCATCCGCAACAAACTCAAAAACATCGACCGCGGCGATGCCGTGCGCCTGGGCGAGCAGCTGCTGCAACGCGCCCTCACCGCCCTGCTGCCCCAAGAACTCCTGCTCTCCGAAGACCTCAAACAAAGCTATCTCGACGATCTCAGCCGCAAAAACACCAGCTTCGAAGACATCCTCTACGACGTGGGCATGGGCAGGCTCGCCCCCGTATCCGTGGCCATGCACATTGCCGAAATCGCCGGCCGCCAGCCCGAGAGCAACGGCGTAAAAATTGCCCCCATCAGCGTGGGCAGCAGCGACAGCGGCCGCGTCCAACTCGCTTCCTGCTGCCACCCCATCCCCGGCGACAACATCAAAGCCCTGCTGGTGAAAGACCACGGCCTCATCATTCACCGCGACACCTGCCCCAACACCCTTAAAGCCCCGCCTGAGCAACAGCTGGATGCCAACTGGGAAGGTATCGAGCAAAAGAAAACCTACCACACCAGCATCACCGTATCCGCCAAACGCGCCCACGGCCTGCTCGCCGCCATGGCACAAGCCGTATCCGGGCAGGGCGCCGACATCGAATCGGTCGATACCCTCAGCTCCGCTCAGGAAAACAGCGAAGGCTTCATCGAATTCAGCTTCCGCCTGCAAATATCCAACCTCGAGCAGCTGGAGCAAATCATCAGCGCCCTATATGCCATTTCGCAGGTGCGCAAAGTGCAGCGCCAATGA